A genomic stretch from Parabacteroides sp. FAFU027 includes:
- a CDS encoding SDR family NAD(P)-dependent oxidoreductase, which yields MNTKQFENKVVLVTGASRGIGNEIARQYAHMGASIIIADIQPAKKDFPFEFIHTNVGEADSVKALFSIIKERYKQLNILINNAGISIFTPFEELSLENWDKVINTNLRSVFLCSQAALPLMKEKGGKIVNIASTRAFMSEANTEAYSASKGGIIALTHALSVSLSKHQIQVNSISPGWIETGNYEALRKEDHAQHPSNRVGKPTDIARACLFLTSPENDFINGTNLTIDGGMTIKMIYEE from the coding sequence ATGAACACAAAACAATTTGAAAACAAAGTTGTGCTGGTAACCGGAGCCTCAAGAGGCATTGGAAATGAAATAGCCAGACAATATGCCCATATGGGAGCCAGTATCATTATTGCAGATATCCAACCCGCTAAAAAGGATTTCCCATTTGAATTTATTCATACAAACGTTGGAGAAGCCGACTCCGTAAAGGCTCTGTTTTCGATCATTAAGGAGCGTTACAAGCAACTGAATATCTTGATTAATAATGCGGGAATTTCGATATTTACCCCCTTTGAAGAGTTGAGCTTGGAGAATTGGGACAAGGTAATCAATACCAATCTCCGTAGTGTATTCCTTTGCAGTCAGGCGGCACTGCCATTGATGAAAGAGAAGGGCGGAAAAATCGTCAATATAGCTTCTACGCGGGCTTTTATGAGTGAAGCGAACACGGAGGCCTATTCTGCATCGAAAGGCGGAATAATAGCCCTTACACATGCTTTGTCTGTGTCTTTATCTAAACACCAAATACAAGTCAATTCGATTTCACCCGGGTGGATAGAAACAGGAAATTACGAAGCGCTTAGAAAAGAAGACCATGCTCAGCACCCTAGTAACCGGGTAGGAAAACCGACAGATATAGCAAGAGCCTGCCTCTTCCTGACAAGCCCTGAAAATGATTTTATAAATGGGACAAATCTCACCATTGACGGAGGAATGACCATCAAGATGATATATGAAGAATAA
- a CDS encoding RelA/SpoT family protein, which produces MSEEIKNLSDEELIEKEFQELIEDYLNSPHRKKIEIITKAFNFANAAHKGIRRRSGEPYILHPIAVARIVAKDMTLGSTSICAALLHDVVEDTEFTVEDISNLFGEKVAQIVDGLTKISGGIFGEQASSQAENFRKLLLTMSEDIRVVLIKMADRLHNMRTLDSMLPSKQFKIAGETQYLYAPLAYRLGLHAIKSELEDLSFKYEHPDAYRELSERISTEESLRQNIYEDFAAPIRHKLSEMGVKFDMIWRTKSVYSVWLKMQTKKVSFEEIYDLCAARIIFKPKDENLEKIECWNIYSLITDIYRLHPERIRDWVSRPKANGYQALHVTVMGPGGHWIEVQIRSERMNEIAEKGMAAHFNYKTETTTVETSSELNDWLKRIREVLENPGPSAMDFLDSIKMNLYASEIFVFTPKGEIKTLPQGATALDFAFNLHTQLGYHCIGAKVNHKLVPLSHKLQSGDQVEILTSRSQLPQPEWLNYVTTSHARVNINKQLQKDDRLAIQQGETIVKEFISSHLGEKPHAINTLIQIHNLASKEELFKQVGKKEIDLEDGDIVEQVKDKESGFFTRNLRQIFGGGKSNKRNAVNSEKVPIDKKKSFFLEEEDFNKTFKFADCCHPLPFDDALGYISDSGMVEVHKRSCPVAMRLKSTFGNKLLSVEWSSFAEHSFPVSIEVKGVDAIGVLNDITKVLSEELSMNIQKIHIETKDGIFEGRIEFMVHSAIDVNNLCSKLNRLTNLTTVARVDGK; this is translated from the coding sequence ATGAGCGAAGAGATAAAGAATTTGTCAGACGAAGAACTGATAGAGAAGGAGTTTCAGGAATTGATTGAAGATTACCTGAACTCACCTCACAGGAAGAAAATTGAAATAATTACTAAAGCATTCAATTTTGCGAATGCTGCTCACAAGGGCATTCGTCGCCGTTCCGGAGAGCCTTATATTCTTCATCCCATTGCTGTAGCACGGATTGTTGCTAAAGACATGACCTTGGGCTCTACCTCGATTTGTGCTGCATTATTACATGATGTGGTTGAGGATACAGAGTTTACGGTTGAAGATATTTCAAATCTTTTTGGCGAAAAGGTTGCACAGATTGTGGACGGCCTTACCAAGATTTCTGGCGGTATTTTCGGAGAACAAGCCTCTTCCCAGGCTGAAAACTTTAGAAAATTACTATTGACGATGTCGGAAGACATTCGAGTGGTGCTTATTAAAATGGCCGACCGCCTGCATAACATGCGCACACTCGATTCGATGTTACCCAGCAAGCAATTTAAAATTGCAGGGGAGACGCAATACCTCTACGCGCCATTGGCTTATCGTTTAGGTCTTCATGCTATCAAATCAGAACTTGAAGACCTTAGTTTTAAGTATGAGCATCCTGATGCCTACCGTGAACTGAGTGAACGTATTTCAACCGAAGAATCTCTTCGACAAAATATATATGAGGATTTTGCTGCCCCCATTAGACACAAATTGAGTGAAATGGGAGTGAAATTTGACATGATTTGGAGAACCAAGTCTGTCTATTCCGTTTGGCTTAAAATGCAAACCAAAAAAGTTTCTTTTGAAGAAATCTATGACCTTTGCGCTGCCCGTATCATCTTTAAACCAAAGGATGAGAATCTTGAAAAGATAGAATGTTGGAACATTTACTCCCTGATTACCGATATTTACCGATTACATCCTGAGCGTATCCGCGACTGGGTGAGCCGACCTAAAGCAAACGGCTACCAGGCACTTCACGTTACGGTCATGGGCCCGGGAGGACACTGGATTGAGGTTCAAATCCGAAGCGAGCGTATGAATGAGATTGCCGAAAAAGGGATGGCAGCTCACTTCAATTACAAGACTGAAACAACTACCGTTGAAACCAGCAGTGAATTGAATGATTGGTTGAAACGAATCCGTGAAGTGTTGGAAAATCCGGGGCCGAGTGCGATGGATTTTCTGGATTCTATTAAGATGAATCTGTACGCTTCTGAAATTTTTGTATTTACACCAAAAGGAGAAATTAAAACCCTGCCTCAGGGGGCTACTGCACTCGATTTTGCCTTTAACCTACACACCCAACTTGGTTATCATTGTATTGGTGCAAAAGTAAACCATAAACTGGTTCCTCTCAGCCATAAACTTCAGAGTGGAGATCAGGTTGAGATTCTGACATCACGCTCACAACTACCACAACCAGAATGGCTGAATTATGTAACAACATCCCATGCTCGAGTAAATATCAATAAACAGCTTCAGAAAGATGACAGGCTGGCTATCCAACAGGGCGAAACTATTGTAAAAGAATTTATTTCAAGTCATTTAGGGGAAAAGCCTCACGCAATCAATACCCTGATTCAGATACATAATCTGGCATCCAAAGAAGAGCTGTTTAAACAGGTTGGGAAGAAAGAAATTGACCTGGAAGATGGTGATATTGTTGAGCAGGTGAAGGATAAAGAGTCCGGATTCTTTACCCGAAATCTGAGGCAAATATTCGGAGGTGGAAAGTCGAATAAAAGGAATGCCGTTAATTCTGAAAAAGTCCCCATTGACAAGAAAAAATCCTTCTTTCTTGAAGAGGAGGACTTTAACAAAACCTTCAAGTTTGCTGATTGTTGTCATCCCCTGCCTTTTGATGATGCATTGGGATATATCAGCGACAGTGGGATGGTAGAGGTGCATAAACGCTCTTGTCCGGTTGCGATGCGACTCAAAAGTACTTTCGGGAATAAGCTTCTTTCAGTAGAGTGGAGTTCCTTTGCTGAGCACTCTTTCCCGGTTAGTATCGAGGTGAAGGGAGTTGATGCGATTGGCGTATTGAATGATATCACAAAAGTCCTCTCTGAGGAACTGAGCATGAATATCCAAAAGATTCATATCGAAACAAAAGATGGTATATTTGAGGGTCGGATTGAGTTTATGGTTCACAGTGCCATTGATGTGAATAATCTTTGCTCTAAGCTCAATAGATTGACCAATCTGACTACCGTAGCGAGAGTGGATGGAAAATAA